TCATGATGAATTTCATGTTGTGCTCAATGATCAAAAAGGTTGTGCCCTGACGATTGAGATCAGTTATTTTCTCGATCAATAATTCAGTCAAAGTTGGGCTTACCCCTGCGGCCGGTTCATCAAGTAGAATCA
The sequence above is drawn from the SAR324 cluster bacterium genome and encodes:
- a CDS encoding ABC transporter ATP-binding protein, yielding ILLDEPAAGVSPTLTELLIEKITDLNRQGTTFLIIEHNMKFIMKHCDPVIAMAEGKVIFEGTPVEAQRNSLLLEAYLGAALNG